One genomic window of Arachis stenosperma cultivar V10309 chromosome 10, arast.V10309.gnm1.PFL2, whole genome shotgun sequence includes the following:
- the LOC130956032 gene encoding putative pentatricopeptide repeat-containing protein At1g19290 gives MFFSLSKPILHRHCLLLFPLPRHRSIHHTSQLQWKLREEYNLPYPELLDRISHLLLLGRPHALSRLSFQFSDHLTDALLRRLRLHPSACLEFFQIAANHQTYGPHFKSYCLIAHILARARMYPETRSFLHKLVSLYCKNNYWTFAVWDEIVAVYREFRFSPVVFDMILKVFTEKGMTKAALHVFDEMGRLGRTPSLRSCNFLLAKLVSTNEGSIALMVFEQIERMGIVPDVYMCSIVVNAHCCEGKLDRAVEFVEKMERMGFETNVVTYNALVNGYVNVGDVEGAERVIGLMLEKGILRNVVSCTLLMKGYCKKFRVEEAERVLRDVEEDEMLVVDERVYGVLVDGYCQVGKMDDAVRIRDEMLRAGLKMNIFVCNSLINGYCKHSQVCKAEEVFRNMSCWNLRPDSYSYNTLLDGYCREGEISKAFMLCEEMLHEGISASVVTYNTVMKGLVRVGLYDDALCLWNSMIQRGVVPNEVSYCTLLDCFFKMRDLERSMRLWKEILGRGFTKSTVAFNTMINGLCKMGEMVEAVAIFIRMEELGCLPDEITYRTLSDGYCKSGNILEAFRIKAVMERQAISPSIEMYNSLIDGLFKSKKSNDVANLLVEMQTIGLSPNAVTYGSLISGWCDEGKLDKAFNLYSEMIEMGFTPNLVICSKIVSSLYKFDRINEATVILDKMVDFDLLTIHKCSDKFVENDIISQEARKIVDSLDKSDMCNSLPNNIMYNIAIAGLCKSGKVEEARSFLSIWSSRGFLPDNFTYCTLIHAYSMAGNVDDAFNLRDEMLGRGIIPNITTYNALINGLCKLGNMGRAHRLFAKLHRKGLVPNAVTYNILIGGYCRIGDLNEASKLREKMAEEGIS, from the coding sequence ATGTTTTTTTCCCTCTCTAAACCCATTCTCCATCGACATTGTCTTCTTTTGTTTCCACTTCCTCGCCACAGATCCATTCACCACACTTCCCAACTTCAATGGAAGCTTCGAGAAGAATACAACCTCCCCTACCCAGAGCTCCTTGACCGCATTTcccacctcctcctcctcggcCGCCCACACGCCCTCTCCCGCCTCTCATTCCAGTTCTCCGACCACCTCACTGATGCCCTCCTCCGCCGCCTACGCCTCCACCCCTCTGCCTGCCTCGAATTCTTCCAAATCGCCGCCAACCACCAGACCTATGGCCCTCACTTCAAGTCCTACTGTCTCATTGCCCATATTCTTGCCCGAGCCAGAATGTACCCCGAAACGCGGTCATTTCTGCACAAACTTGTATCTCTATATTGCAAGAACAATTACTGGACGTTCGCAGTTTGGGATGAGATAGTTGCCGTTTACCGGGAATTCAGGTTTTCACCTGTGGTTTTTGACATGATTCTTAAGGTTTTTACGGAGAAAGGGATGACTAAGGCTGCACtccatgtgtttgatgaaatgggAAGGTTGGGTAGGACCCCGAGTTTGAGGTCCTGCAATTTCTTGCTGGCCAAGTTGGTTAGTACCAATGAAGGAAGCATTGCTTTGATGGTTTTCGAGCAGATTGAGAGGATGGGGATTGTGCCCGACGTGTATATGTGTAGTATTGTTGTGAATGCGCATTGTTGCGAGGGAAAGCTTGATCGGGCTGTAGAGTTTGTGGAGAAGATGGAAAGGATGGGATTTGAGACTAATGTTGTGACCTACAATGCTTTGGTTAATGGGTATGTTAATGTGGGGGATGTAGAAGGTGCTGAAAGGGTGATTGGTTTGATGTTGGAAAAAGGAATTTTGAGGAATGTGGTTTCTTGTACATTGTTGATGAAAGGTTATTGTAAGAAATTTAGGGTGGAAGAAGCAGAAAGGGTGCTTCGTGATGTGGAGGAGGATGAGATGCTGGTTGTGGACGAACGTGTTTACGGTGTTCTTGTGGATGGGTATTGTCAGGTGGGAAAAATGGATGATGCTGTTAGGATTCGAGATGAGATGTTGAGGGCCGGATTGAAAATGAATATTTTTGTCTGTAATTCTTTGATTAATGGGTATTGTAAGCACAGTCAGGTTTGCAAAGCTGAGGAAGTGTTTAGGAATATGTCATGTTGGAATTTGAGGCCAGATTCTTATAGCTATAATACATTGTTAGATGGATACTGCAGAGAAGGGGAAATAAGTAAAGCATTTATGCTCTGTGAAGAGATGTTGCATGAAGGTATTAGTGCATCGGTTGTGACCTACAATACTGTTATGAAGGGATTGGTTCGTGTGGGTTTATATGACGATGCTTTGTGCCTTTGGAATTCAATGATACAAAGAGGTGTTGTTCCCAATGAGGTCAGCTACTGTACACTTCTTGATTGCTTTTTCAAAATGAGAGACTTGGAGAGGTCTATGAGGCTGTGGAAAGAAATTTTAGGCAGGGGATTCACTAAAAGCACAGTTGCGTTCAATACAATGATTAATGGATTATGCAAGATGGGGGAAATGGTTGAAGCAGTGGCTATTTTCATTAGGATGGAGGAACTTGGATGTTTACCAGACGAAATAACATATAGGACCCTGAGTGATGGCTATTGTAAAAGTGGTAATATTCTTGAAGCATTTAGAATTAAAGCTGTAATGGAAAGACAAGCAATTTCTCCGTCCATCGAAATGTACAATTCCCTTATTGATGGACTTTTTAAGTCTAAGAAGTCTAACGATGTCGCTAATCTCCTTGTTGAGATGCAAACAATTGGATTATCACCAAATGCTGTTACCTATGGAAGCCTAATTTCTGGATGGTGTGACGAGGGGAAGCTAGATAAAGCTTTTAATTTATATTCTGAGATGATTGAAATGGGTTTCACGCCTAATTTGGTGATCTGTAGCAAAATTGTTAGCAGCCTTTATAAGTTTGACAGAATCAACGAAGCAACTGTGATTCTGGACAAAATGGTGGATTTTGATCTACTTACAATTCATAAGTGTTCTGATAAGTTTGTTGAAAATGACATCATAAGTCAAGAAGCTCGGAAAATTGTCGATTCCCTTGATAAAAGTGATATGTGTAATTCTCTTCCAAATAACATTATGTATAACATAGCTATTGCAGGGCTTTGTAAATCTGGGAAGGTTGAGGAAGCAAGAAGTTTTTTGTCAATATGGTCATCTAGAGGCTTTCTTCCTGATAATTTCACATACTGCACCttaattcatgcttattccatGGCTGGCAATGTGGATGATGCTTTCAACTTAAGGGATGAGATGCTGGGAAGAGGGATTATTCCAAATATCACTACATACAATGCACTAATAAATGGTTTGTGCAAATTAGGAAATATGGGTCGAGCACATAGACTTTTTGCTAAACTTCATCGCAAGGGCTTAGTTCCTAATGCTGTTACCTATAACATACTAATCGGTGGTTACTGTAGAATTGGTGATCTTAATGAAGCCTCTAAATTGAGAGAGAAGATGGCAGAAGAAGGGATTTCTTGA